The genomic stretch TGCGCAGCCACTGACTGAGAGCGATCCCGTCCGGGGCAACCGCGAGTTCGCCTATTCGGACCATAAGCGCCAGGTCGAAGAAATGCTGGCGACAGCCCGCGCCGATACCCCTGCGTTGGAGCAGGTGGTGCTGCGGGTTGGGACCGTGCTGGGGGCGGGGCTGGAGAACCAAATCACCGCGCTGTTTCACAAACCACGCCTGTTGGCCATTGCGGGCTGTGACAGCCCCTTTGTCTTTATCTGGACCCGCGATCTGGCACGGATTCTGAAACGGGCAGTGGCAGAGGGGCCGCCGGGAATTTTCAACGTGGCCGGTGACGGGGCGCTGGGGGTTTCGGATCTGGCGCGGGCGATGAATAAACCAGTGCTGCGCCTGCCGGCCTGGGGGCTTAAGGTGGCGCTGGCCATCGCTCATCCTTTGAAACTGTCGCGCTATGGTCCGGCTCAGGTGCGGTTCCTGCAATATCGTCCGGTGCTGGATAACAGCGCCCTGAAGACGCGGTTTGGCTATGTGCCTGACCTTACCAGCGCCGAGGTTTTTTCGCTTTGGCAAAAGGCGGCGGGGCTGTGATGACAAACGGGAACCACAACAAAACGGCTATTATCACCGGCGGAGCAGGGGGGCTGGGCCTGGCCCTGGATGCGGGGTTGCGCCAGGCGGGCTGGTCTACAGTCTTGATCGACTTGCCGGGACCTGCGCTTGCGGCTCTGCCTGCAGTGAAGGGGCGGCAAGTCATTGGCTGTGATCTGACGGATGCCGCCGCCATGGGCACGCTGTGTGAGCAGATCCGTGACGATCAGGGCTCAATTGATCTGGTGGTCTATAATGCGGGCATCACCTGGATTGGCGCCTGCGCCGATCTGAGCCCAGAGGCGCATCGAAAGGTTTTTGATATCAATTACTTTGCGGCAACGGAAATGGCCCAGGCCCTGCTCGGGGACCTGCGCCGGGCCAAGGGCACCCATCTGGCGATCTCATCGGTTGCCGGGTTTAGCCCGCTGTTGCACCGCACCGCCTATGCCGCCAGCAAACACGCGCTGGAGGGGTTCTTCAAATCCCTGCGATCTGAGGAAAAGCAATACGGGGTCCGGGTGGCGATTGCCGCGCCCAGTTTTGTGGCGACCAATATTGGCCGATCCGAGGCCAAAACCAATGGCATTGCCCGCCCAGGGGCGGCGGTGGACGGGGTGGATTACATGACCCCCGAAGAGGCTGCGGCAGAGATCCTTAAGGGGCTGAAGCGGGGCAAAAGCGTCATTCCCGTGGGGCGGGTGGCGCGATTGTCCTGGATCATCAACCGAGTGTCGCCGGGACTTTTTGAATGGCTGATGCAGCGAAAGATCGGCGCAGGTCTTGCAAAGGAACAGTAGATCAACTGGCGCAATGATGACCATCCCGGCCCAGTTGTTAACCAAAGTTAACGCAAAACGCGGGTTTAGGAACGGATCTTTTGATCTTTCATGGTACGGCGAATAGGAGACTTTTATTCAATCGATTTCGTCGTCCTGCGGCATTGCATCGTTAAATTTGGGGGGCTGTGGTACATTTGGAGGACAATTGTGCGCTGGCCCGTCATGCTGCGCTTGGGTTTCTGGCCTGCCTGCACGCCCATGCGGCGGCGCCTTTGAACCCAAACTATACCACCGAAGAATTTCTTTTTATCTCAAGGATCTAAAGCCGTGGTTGGGCTGGTGGGAGAGGGCGCCTGCGCCGCAGCCTATGCCGCAGTTGCCGCTGTGGGTGTTGCCAGCCTGACGCTTGATGATGCGCTGTTTCAATCCCCCGGCCGGGGCACGATTTGCCAGCCATGTCTGAGCCCAGCGCAGCGGGGCTTATCCTGCATACCTCAGGCACCACGGCGCGCCCCAAGATGGTGCAGCTGAGCCAGCAGAACTTGGCGATCTCCTGCGGCAATATCGCCCAGTCGGTGGAGCTGAACGATCTGGATATCTCGCTCTGCTCCATGCCGCTGTTTCATATCCATGGATGGATGGCTGGTCAGTGGGGAAGTTCTGCAAGGAGCTGGGGCAGCTCTATGGGCAGTCTTCCTGTGCAAAAGCCGGTGCAAATACTGGTGCAAATCTCTGCGGGAAAGCGGATCGCCGCCTGAATGATTTTGCCGATTACGCCAGAGATCTGGAACAGCAGCCCCAGGGGGCGGCTGTCGCGCAGAACCCGGCCTCATTCGCACCACTGCCCTTTGACTTTGCCCCGCCGGCACAGCCTTCTTATGGTGGCAAAAGCACGCCGCTGCAGATTGGCGCGCAGACCTGGTCTGCCCTTGAGGCGATGGCGAAATTCCTGCATGTATCGCCCATATCTGTGCTGCTTTGGAGCAGACACTGGAGCAGGCTCTGGCGCTGGGCATCCCCCA from Phaeobacter sp. G2 encodes the following:
- a CDS encoding SDR family oxidoreductase, encoding MTKVLITGAAGDVGSALLHALAQDAGSPYEVVATDIRSPAVLPAGIRFVPLDVRGDDPDRLIGQERPDVVIHLASIVAPTTRDFAHAVDVVGSRNVLAACVSHGVKRLVVTSSGAAYGYHADNAQPLTESDPVRGNREFAYSDHKRQVEEMLATARADTPALEQVVLRVGTVLGAGLENQITALFHKPRLLAIAGCDSPFVFIWTRDLARILKRAVAEGPPGIFNVAGDGALGVSDLARAMNKPVLRLPAWGLKVALAIAHPLKLSRYGPAQVRFLQYRPVLDNSALKTRFGYVPDLTSAEVFSLWQKAAGL
- a CDS encoding SDR family NAD(P)-dependent oxidoreductase; the protein is MTNGNHNKTAIITGGAGGLGLALDAGLRQAGWSTVLIDLPGPALAALPAVKGRQVIGCDLTDAAAMGTLCEQIRDDQGSIDLVVYNAGITWIGACADLSPEAHRKVFDINYFAATEMAQALLGDLRRAKGTHLAISSVAGFSPLLHRTAYAASKHALEGFFKSLRSEEKQYGVRVAIAAPSFVATNIGRSEAKTNGIARPGAAVDGVDYMTPEEAAAEILKGLKRGKSVIPVGRVARLSWIINRVSPGLFEWLMQRKIGAGLAKEQ
- a CDS encoding AMP-binding protein; protein product: MSEPSAAGLILHTSGTTARPKMVQLSQQNLAISCGNIAQSVELNDLDISLCSMPLFHIHGWMAGQWGSSARSWGSSMGSLPVQKPVQILVQISAGKRIAA